The Prunus persica cultivar Lovell chromosome G8, Prunus_persica_NCBIv2, whole genome shotgun sequence genome includes a region encoding these proteins:
- the LOC109950763 gene encoding protein FAR1-RELATED SEQUENCE 5-like, with product MPMNKQMATLYTRTMFQKFEQELIQSTACFLELKTEDACKVVFNVSERKNWETRVAEVVYVKDSDHASCSCKRFEFVGIICKHILALFRRDQIEYMPDKYILKRWKKTAKCGLVSDANGNEIKDCADPGLLIKRSTMSRLASDVVEDALMSEEGCELLSETLKSLQVKLKLLKDGPSNNEVGGSSSQTQYMKDPKRVRCKGRSKGITGAKEKAMKRGIRHCRECGHIGHDRRQCPALNTPTSPSNNDESTPIHRSDPLFDDFDRMHRPTE from the exons ATgccaatgaacaaacaaatggctaccttgtacacaaggacaatgtttcaaaagtttgagCAAGAACTAATACAAAGTACAGCATGTTTCCTAGAGCTCAAAACAGAGGATGCGTGTAAAGTTGTGTTCAACGTGAgcgaaaggaaaaattgggaaacaagaGTGGCAGAAGTCGTATATGTCAAAGATTCTGACCACGCATCGTGTAGCTGcaaaagatttgaatttgttggaattatttGCAAGCACATCCTAGCATTGTTCAGAAGGGACCAGATTGAATATATGCccgataaatatattttgaagaggtGGAAGAAAACTGCGAAATGTGGATTGGTGTCAGATGCAAATGGCAACGAAATTAAAGACTGTGCAGATCCTGGCCTTCTAATAAAGCGGAGTACAATGTCTCGACTTGCTTCAGATGTGGTTGAGGATGCATTAATGAGTGAAGAAGGATGTGAGTTACTGTCAGAGACTCTAAAAAGTTTGCaggtgaagttgaagttgctgAAGGATGGACCAAGTAATAACGAAGTTGGAGGGTCCAGctctcaaacacaatataTGAAAGACCCTAAGAGAGTGAGGTGCAAAGGAAGGTCGAAAGGAATAACGGgagcaaaggaaaaggcaatgaAGCGAGGGATTAGACACTGTCGGGAGTGTGGACACATTGGTCATGATAGAAGACAATGCCCAGCCTTGAACACACC GACATCACCGTCGAACAATGACGAATCAACTCCAATACATCGTAGTGACCCATTATTCGACGATTTTGACAGGATGCACAGACCAACTGAATGA